Sequence from the Verrucomicrobiota bacterium genome:
TGCCTCACCGGGGCGCGTGGCTCCAACGCGCCACGGGTAGCGGTCGCCATAGTCCTGGCTGTACTGCTTGAGTGCGAGGCCGATCTGCTTCAGGTTGCTCAGGCACAGCGATCTCGGCCGGTTCCTGGCCCTGCACATCACCGACACAAGCATCATCCAGGTCAATACGGCGATCAGTGTCATCCCGACCACGATGCCGACAACGTTGGCCCTGTGCATTCCGATGCCTCTCTCGCTCCGTGATCCCTATTCCCCGTAGTATGGCGGATCGGACCACCAGCGGCGGTAGCTGCGCGCGCCTGGGGTGCCGATCTCGTCGTGGCGCTCGTCAGGATCGAGCGCGCCGGGGCTGGCTTTCCACTTCACATGGCCGTCGTTGTAGAGCACGTTACGGCCGTCGTCCT
This genomic interval carries:
- a CDS encoding DUF1559 domain-containing protein, with protein sequence MHRANVVGIVVGMTLIAVLTWMMLVSVMCRARNRPRSLCLSNLKQIGLALKQYSQDYGDRYPWRVGATRPGEA